In Carassius auratus strain Wakin chromosome 20, ASM336829v1, whole genome shotgun sequence, the genomic stretch CACACATAtactaaacattaattaaaaataatgattggCTTGTTACTTTGAGTGCACTTAACTTAATCTGTTTggtttatttattggtttataaGCCATAATATTAATACAGCCTAGTGTAAAGAAGTCCTCTGACCCTGTTCAGACAGCTAAAAGAATCAAAGTTTTCAAATTTAATGGTTATACGCCCAACAGTGAATTTATTTTTCTGCAAGTATGCTCTCAATATAAAAAAGCCTACTAGTAGCTTAACACTCTTCATTAACATACAGTGCCATTAAAATCTCCgatatagattatttatttattttaaagaattgttattcagtaaaaaaaaaaataataatttaaaaaattaataattgatttaatattaattactaaATTTGATTGCATCGTGATCATATCATCTTACGCCAATGAACTTCATGAACTCCATCCATACAAGTCCCGCCCATCGAACGTCAAACACTTCTTCCGCCAATCATATGTGACCAGAAAACGCAGAGAGGCGGAGTCGAGTTGATCCATTCGAGCCCTCCCTTCATTTTATTTCCTAAAACAAAGTGATTTGCTCACCGCTCATTTTTATTCTCAATTTAGCACATTGTATAACATAAATGAGAGGCGTAAAACTTAAATTAACGTCGATACATTTCTTTTAAGAAATGGTTCACAGCTAACAGTGTTGCATTAACGAGGTTGTGGAGATCCGCGTGCATGTAAACATGGGCACGTCAGCGCGCGGTTAACGTTTCCCGGTACCGCCGTACTAAATTATGGATATTTGTCTTTAAACTCAGGTAAATAtcattttatcatgtttttaatcGCTATATTGGCGGGACTCGACACTGAATGTACGccatacattttgttttacgcTACACATATTTACGTTTTTGCTCCGCAAATAATGGTTGCGTCTTAAAACCTAGTGTGCTCCCTTTCTAGGTAGCGTGATCATAACTTTTAGAGCGTAACAGTGTTTTCTGTGTAGATATCTTGCTATGTTTTGAGCAATACCCTTGGAAACCGGGTGTTGTTACTGACAGAAACCGGCTGAAGCCGGTTCAGACCGTGTTGTTTTTGCTTCCACTCAAACAGTGGAGTTTCATGAAACGTGGTGAAAGCTAACATTACTGTCTTAAGATCGTATTTAGATTCAAGGATCTGACATAACTTACCATTAATTCTCTTTCTAATATTGTGTCCAGCAGtggtaaaaaaatatctaaaatatcgCTTTATGTTTAGGGCGTGTAATTGaaatacatgtataatgtaaCGGATTCTTAGAAGGGGCTTTAAAAGTGCACAGCAGGTATCAGACCACTGGGCGAATCCAGATCAGCTGATGCTGTTAACATGGCTTAGGTTTGTTTTGCACCGGGCATCAGATGTGTttcttttcatttgtgttttaggTCTCTTCATTCTCTTCTCCTTCTGCCTGAGTGTCAGTCATGGACAGCAGTAAAGTCACTCTGACAGTCAGAGGGACCACAGAACTGGGTAAGAGGAAAGATTAAATACAAGCAGCCTATAATAAGACAGTGTACAACTTTCACTAATaagttattaacaaatattacaacagtcgtaaaatgtatttgtttatctgttgacagaaagcttttttttttagaaacttaCTTATTGTGTAATTATaaaaagatttattaataaaagcAATCAAGACAATCTAATTCAACTAgtataaatgtgacattttggaATGTTTTCTGATGCTAtgactatatattttttacaatttaaccaaactaattgtaattattaatattgctattgttattcatttaaatataaatgtatattttggttattaaataaaatgattgtaaaatatttaaatgttaaaaatggtaATAGTTGATTTTGGCAtagatattgtaaataaataaaaatattgaaaaatgtgCTAATGCTATTAATAAAGAaatgtatgacaaaaaaaaaactcacctttaaaagtgtatttttgctATAGTAGTGATATAGAAATGAATAATGCAAGAAATGTTTAGGTAATAATAAGAATTATCAAGTTATTTTAACCATGCATGATTGCATCACAAATTTAGCCTGcatctatatttattatttggcAAATGTTGACATGATAAATATGATAGTGTTGAAAGGAATGTCATCTTTGTGCACTCTATGACCTGGAGACACAATCCTTTGCCTACCACAAATGAGAGGGttattaaactatattttgtTTCTATAACAGGCGAGGTGATTGCAGTGGTTGGCAGTTGTGAAACCCTGGGTGGCTGGTGTCATCAAAAAGCTGTGACCCTGCAGCCAGCAGAGGAGGATGGGTACATGTGCAATGTCATCTTATGTTTGTCTTCCAGTGCACGCACACTTACCCTTGACCCATATATTTATCTTCTGTGTCTCGTCTCACCCCAGCACCTTGTGGAGAACAACTGTTGAGGTTCCTAGAGGAGATGAAACCAAATATCGCTATTTCAAGGGATTCATTTTGGAATCCAAGGTGAGATTTACTTTGCCTAGTAAACAAACATGAGAGAAGTGATACCTAAAAGGTTCACAGTTAACCTTTAAAGCCCCAATGTTGAACAGATTACCCAATACCTTTAAAGTGCAGCCTTagcatgtatatttatttataggtgTTGTTGTTTACAATTCTGTTGGGGTCCATACAAACTGTACAGATTCAAAAACGTCAGACGTGGGTAGTGGAATAGTGAAAAAGCGAAAGGCCTTGAGACatgttttttaaaacttaaacttattGAACTTGTTCGCTTGCTTTTTTATAATGGCGGGTCATGCGCAAGTCATTCCCAACTGGTCAAACACGTCTGTCTAGCACATGTTTACACAGAAAAATGATAGAAAAGCAGTACTGTGGAACTGTGTGAATGGCCTCTTGAAGGCACTTCATAATCTATGCACTGTCTGTTGTTTGTGATGTACATTtgtgatttttcagcatttttcaacatttgttttattatacatGTATGACTGTAGATTTTCACATGTgggatatgtgttttttttaacgtATTTTTAATGTTCCTCAGAGGCTTTCTTTTTAATTCTCAGGGTGCAAATGATTCAGTGTTATAGAGTTTTAGTTGTTGAAGTCCTTCCGTGTGAGTGTGTGGGGTTTCCAGGTCATTCTCCTCACAGCTGTTAATCTCTTTTGGCTGAACTCCACTCATTTCTTGgtacttttcttttgtttgttttcctggAGAATGACATTTCTGGAACGGGTTTCTTGTGAGCCCCTCCTAATGTGCTGTGTCTTTTATAATGTTTACATGTTAGTTGTCTCCTAGCCAGAAATATTCTTTTAGAATTTagaacaaaaattatttaattttttatttggaatCAATATTTAGGGAAGTATTATCGGAAAAGTAAGCTTATTTGAGGTGGTAAGTACAAGGATTTccaaagcttttttttatgtatataaataaccTGGAGATCTCTAGTTAAACACTGTGAAAAATGCCAATGTGTTTCTGCTGACTAATCAGTCCACTTTTCAGATGTCAACCACCTGGCTGGCTGGCAGAAAGTGGTGACTATATCTCATTCTTTTTTCGGGAGCGAGACTTTGGTTCGAATGGCCAAAGTAGGCTTTGTTTTTCCAAAATCTGTCCGTAATCTTAACCCCCATTTGGAATTACAGAATGCAGGTGGGCCATGTCAAGTCATAGTCAATAGATGGGAGACCCATCAGCTGCCACGCTCATTGAGTCCCTCAGGTATCTGATCCCAGAATAGTCCACATGTATAATGCAACCTGTAGACTCCTTCCTTCATTCTTATTACATTCTGATCAGTTTGTCCCCTTTAACTCTAAGCGTGAATTATCAATACATGCTGAATTCAGCTTTTTTTAAAGACTACATGAAACTTTCACAACACATTTTACAAATTAAGGACACTATTGGAAAGTAATGTGGGACTTAATCTCTCAGAACATTACTATACTTTAAAGTGGCCATAATTAttgttggttatttatttattttttcctacccacattattttcttattttcctcactgtattatgcacaataagaccagtaaaataaaaaataaaaagtaaataaccCTATTTACTCATCTTAAAGGACCCCTGCAAAGAACGCAATGGGGCCCCTCCCACCAGCAGTGATGTCATGTACGAAAAGTTATTGTGCACCTGCTGAAAGTATACTACTGAGTCCGTCTCACCCATTTACATGGCTAACTGATTTATCAGTCATGAATGTGGTGAATTATCATAGCATTGATGCATTTCATGTAGGCTAATGGCCAACATGTTTCAAACACTCCCCTACATTAGactctcttttaaaaaaaaaaaaaactacacaataCTCTACTGAATCCATCACGCTCTTCAAACATTTTGGTGCACAAAGTCTTTGACTGCAGCTTGTCAATGTTGGGAGCGTGGGGATTCGTAATACTTAATGCTAAACTGGAGAGTCTTCTTTCTTGTAACATTGTGCACTGGATAAATGTCTTGATCACTTTTAATTTCAAGAACGAGCGATTAATTGCATGACAAAGTATGTCTTGCTTGTATGATCAACCAGCGTTGGTATATGACTAAATTACGAATAACAGTTGGAAATAtgttgcgaatatggaaacatttggatttgttcCGAAAAAGAGAGAGGCTTCAGTTTCCCTTTAAAATAATTCGTTTTTGGCTTGACATTTATATAgcctaaatactgttaaatacaAATGATTTGTTGTGGAGGGAAGGGAATAAAATAGCCTGtgtttattatgtgtattatgttGACTCTCATATTTTTTGACGCTATAAAAGATGACGCCAACCATTTTTTCTACTCAAACCGGTTTCAGAACAGTAATAATACAGAGACACATGAACAGAAACTGGTAAAATATTGATTCTGCTCAGAGTGAaccaattctctctctctctctctctctctctcctctgtctcGTTAATTAATTTTGAGCACAAATTTGTTTTCTGGTTTTACTAAATTGTGTACACGATAGGCCTATTACTAAATCTTAGCCAGAATTTTAGTTGAATCAAATCAACGAACAAGTTATTATATCATGTGCATAATTTACTTAAAAGGAGGCAACAAGTTAGTAAGTTGTGTGCATGATTTAGTGAAACAAGGGAACAAATTATAATGTGCGCATGCTTTACTATTTGTTTTTCCCCTTCATGCCAAATGTGGGGCTCAATAAATGAGACACTTTAAGCATAAAATATCCACTGCGAATTAAGGTGCAGTTGTTTTAGAAGTTTATGACAGGTGAAATGTAAGAAAAATGAGATTTTCCACGGTTGTTTTAGAACATTAAGCCCGCTGCACTGCACTCACTCATCTTTGCGCTCACGTCTTGCATCTTTTGCAGTGTCTTGAAGCACTGCCTTTTAGAATGTCCTGCGACAGGGACCCCACGCACTAAATAAAGGCTTATGGTCTTATTGTGCATAAATCATTGATGCGTGTTCTAAAGAAgataataaaaatgtgatttcatGTGGTCTTTAATGTCATGGACAGATGTAATGTCAATAAAAGCCACTTAAGAAAATCTAATGGAACCTAATTATTAGAAACCATAACATTTAGTGGGCTATTATTCCTCTTGGCCAAACAAAGTGAAGCAGTTTTCACTGGCGCATTTTTGGGTTTACAAGCAACCCTTTTTTCTTTTGACTTCCAATATAGCCACTTTACAATTTTTGGGCTTAATTCTTTaaagaattgtgtttttttttaaattgtgttaaattttAATAGTTGATTTTTACATTAGAAGCTACgttaaaaagatttatttatttcttcatttaaatGCACAACAGACATTTTTCCttgattttattttctaatatttacatGAATTATTTTGAGTAAATTTGAATGGAAAATTGCTTTTAACGCTTATTTACATGCacagcacactttttatttctttgaaataagtttttttttaataatttctttaattatcttgtttatttttacattaacaacaacagtaaaatgtattttaaagcatACATGCTTTTAACACTTGTTTTTACATGCACAACACAATTAACACACATGCATGTCACAAACTATGCAAAACAtctgtatctatatatatatataattatttcttcatttttttactAGACAGGATCCATAGTTTTAATCATGTATCTGTTTGCTCCAGATGTAATGTGTTAAGTGCTTTAAAAGTTTGTCAGAATTTCTTTGTGTAGCCACAAATCAGTTTCCTTGTATGGTAATGCTTGCTGGTGatgcatttagatttttgttaTTTAACTTTTGCCAACCAAGTATTAatctattataattatatttattgtcaCTCATAAATTCTAACTTGCCTGTATGATATAAGGCTACAAACGTGTAGAGCTCCATCCAGTACAGAGGAAACTGAACACTTGTTTTATCTGTATATTTTGATTGTTTAAGAAACAAACCAGAAAATGAATGTGTCATGGTGGTGGTGTCTGTTTACTCTGTACAGGTGGTGACTCGAACCTTTTGTAGATGTGTAGCAGGAGCGGTTGACCTTCCATATTAAATTTTGTTATGTGTTGCAGAATCTGAGCTGCTGATTGACGATGGACATTTTGGAGTCCATAGTAAGTTTGATAATTTCaaactacataaatgttttaatgcaaaaaaacaaaaaaaaaaacatcatgctATCTTacttaaacatgcaaataaaaattatttgatctaCAGATGGCATTGAGTGTGTGGACTCTGGCTGGTTGACGTGCCAGACAGAAATTCGTCTCAGGCTGCATTACTCTGTGAAAACTCCAGTGTCTATTACCAAGAAAAAGTTTAAGACATCACGCTTCAGGTAATATCCTTCAGTACAGAATACATATTTATCTCAAGGTCAGTCAGTCACAGGGTCCTTAGACgtatgttctaaaaaaaaaaatcactagtcAAATTGATATGTTAAATAGTGGGATGCAAAATATTGCAATATTCTTTTCAAGTCAAGCACTATACATTATTATAGACCAagtacaacatttttatttttattttcaaattcttCTTGTACTGTTTTGATGCCTGATTTCCTgaaagaatatgaaaaaaaaataattcatatactTTAGATTGAAGCTGATGCTGGAAGGTAtcgaggaggaagaagaggaaagcCCTTCATCATGGCATAAGATGACCTCTACACTGGAGACCAGTATGATCAGTGACAGTGGATATAGGTCTCGTCATTCCCAGCCAGAATGTGGATATGCCCTTGAACCTTCCCGGTGGACCGAATACAGTATTCACACCATGGACCCCGACAACCTAGAGCTCACCTTTGAGTTCTTTGAGGTACAGAAATCTTTGGTATTGTTTAGTAGGAAGATTTTGTCCATAATTGCATCACAAAGCACTTTGATGTTGTTTTGAAGTATATTTTGCATGAATCCTTTCGGTGACTTATGATTGTTACGTCACGTCTTTGTTGTTTAGGAGGAGCTGAGTGAGGCCGTGGTTCAGGGTGATGTCCATCCTGGTCACGTGGGCACCGCAATCCTCTTGTCCTCCTCTTTTAGGGATAGTGGTAAAGATCAGGGTGTGGTCACCCTACCCATCATGAGTCGGAATGCCAGACAAACTCTTGGAAAAGTCAGAGGTATAATCGGTACCACGATGCACTGTTCAAAGTCTAAACATCTCATTTATTTTACACCATAAAACTAACACACAGTCCTGCCACCCATGATAGTATCTGTTCTTTTACTGCATGCACACAAAATTTGCCTCTGTAAACATGTCACAGACTATGTAAATAGAGGGTGAAGTCACTAATGTTGGAAATATCCGCCCTGCTTGCATTGTTGCTAAGTACCTAGATAATGTGGTTATGATGCCATTCATTTACTGATGAGCTGATTTCATTAAATTTAAGCATTAAGTGTTGGCTTAAACattgaataaatgcttttattcttGATTGGATTTCAGTGGATTACTTGGTGACGCGTCCTATTCAAGACTTTCAGTGTGACATGAGTCAGTCTTTTGCCAAATACTGGAAGAAAAGGAGCCCTCTGGATGTTGGACACAGAGGAGCAGGAAGCACTCATGCTCACAAGTGAGTAGTAACAGTgtggagatatatatatacaccagtttaatttttatatttatgtatgtgtgtgtgtgtgtgagagtggaaTCATATTTGCAGATGTCTTGACTTGTACACACAAAGAAGAATATGagacagaatgtcacattttattattagctgtttcaacacatacatgttttgccaaataaaaacccaaggacagcacttttagagttcattcCACTATTtaatgtgagcataagtattgggaCAGCTGAACTTAAGGCATATGGAAAAGATTAAAAGCttatatttagttgcagatcccttgcatgctatcagagcagtgagtctgcaatccatagacatcatcagactcttggtcttatgctttgaaatgcctTCCCCGTCCCTTTTATGCACCCAATActaactgttgcttgttttggggagtttctgtctttagtctcatcttcagctggtgaaattaatgtttgtTCGGATTttaatctggagattgatttagGTAATCTAAGACTTTCCATTTCTTTTCCCTGATAAACTCCTTGACTGAACTCTCTGAGGAGtctggtggcattttcttgaatattggtaaccaagatggctttgtacccttccaaattcacTCTACTAATGTCATCGTACATTAAGTCATCGTTAAATTTGAGAGGGCCTGTTccagagacagccatgcatgcccatgccatgacaccacctccaccaagctttacagatgagcttgtatgcttaggatcatttaCAGTTTGCTTTCccatcacttagataaaggttcatctttgtctcatcggtccataaaacatttaaataataataataataataaatataagactAATATTACAAACTGAATATAAGACCAAAACTTGTGTTAGTTTTACTTTACAGGTGACAAGTTTTtacagtttaacttttttttttttttttttactattatttgtattatatttttataatgattattattatttacatagtaGTAGTCTACTACAAAATGAGGAGGAATATATGCTTTATTATCATGATAATAATGTCAGAATGCAAAAAAGGTTAACGTcctacaaattaatatattttttttatttaaatgatgtttttattaacaagattcgggaggagcgcatcagatacttagcctaatcaacacaggtggaccataatcaagtaatcaatcccatagtataaatatcgctgacttacctctatccattgactgtttatcagcatccctcctccaccccatctcctcactttgagttcactttataaatagacgggaAGGGAGTTACTCTAAGTTCGTGCCATTcccgagttttttttttttttacacatgttGCCTTTTAAAACAAGGTGTGTATTGGCTTGAATTTTTGCACAGCCTGTGTAACAAGATCTGTAGAAACTATAAAGCAGGAAAAAACCCTTAGTTTATGATTACACAACAAGCATGCTTTTTGAAAGAGAAGtgcatgtttaaaaaagaaatttgtTGCTGATGAAAATATGATTCTATTTCATTTCAGGCATCACAAGATCAGGGAAAACACAATTGCCTCATTTCTAAGTGCGGCCAACCACGTGAGTGTAAATAATGCAACTCAaccaaaaaatacattgttttgttATAGAAAATATAAGGTTAAAGCTTGTTTTTTCCACAGGGAGCTGCTTATGTAGAGTTTGATGTTCATCTCTCTAAAGATTTAGTTCCAGTTGTGTACCATGATCTCACCTGCTGTATTTCTACTAAAAAGGTATCAGTCACTTTTGGCTCCCATTATTTGACATTGAGAAGTCACTGTTTGTACAACTCATTTAGTGTCCTTCAGTATAGTAAACACTTATTAAAATTGCTAAACTAGAGGAAGAAAGATAATCTCTGTACTTATGCTTTACATTTCTTGTATCCTTTCATAGAAAACAGACAAGAACTCAATGTTACTGGTTGAAGTTCCTGTCAAAGATCTTACATTTGATCAACTTCAGCTTTTAAAAGTAAGGCTTATTTCAGATTCTTTTGCTGTGATCGATCGATGAAATGCAATTATCTCCACGCTGATATTGATGAGTGTGAATGTGCTTGGTTTTCTCAGCTGGCCCACACAGCTGCCATGGAAGTGAATGACCACAAAGGTAGAATTTGGATTGATTTGTCACAAAAGTACAATACAAATGCATATCATTATATAACTACTTGTCAAACTAGTTGGTAGATTTAAGGACAGATTACTGTGCAGTGTTTTGTCTGTTATCCATAGTCAGGTTCCTGAAGTAAAAGTCTAATTCAAAGTCTccataatgacatttattttagtgctaagaaataaaataaaaaattcaaatacttttttttgctgtaaatcaGTGTTGTGATTAATCTCAGATCTGATTATTTTTATCTAGGGCTTAGAATCCAAGCCTCTGTTGAACTGTATTGAGCTGAATAAACAGTTAACTGTTAAATAGATAAAGATGATTGTTTTTTATGGTGGTTCTTTATCTAGACTTGCAGGATGAAGAGGAATATGTAGATGAGTACCAGCCTTTCCCTTCCCTTTCACAGGtatgacaacttttttttttttacttttatcttttGAGTAATTTAAGAAAGTGACCTTTTTAATGACCAAACATTTAAGAAAATCGTGGTAAATATTTGCTTATATACTGCCAACCTGTACTGCTTGGTTAACCTCTTTTCTCATTTGGTATTATGCTTCAGATATTCCAGGCTGTTCCAGATCATGTGGGATTCAACATTGAACTAAAGTGGATTTGTCAGTTCAAGGTTTGTGTTGCCTCGAGCTGGTTTGATCTCAGTGTTACTGGAGAGAAAAAGACCCTCATGAATCTGTTTCTCCAAACAGGATGGCTCCTGGGATGCAAAACTCTCCACCTACTTCAATATGAATCAGTTCTTGGACATCATTCTCACGTGTGTGCTGCAGAACGCCGGCAATAGGAAAATAGTCTTCTCATGTTTTGATCCTGATATCTGCACTATGTAAGAGGTCTTGTTCATGTGCATATTTTAATATTGCACTGATATTTTAAGGTTGTATATATTTGTACTTTGGCAGGCATATTTAAGCACCATATAAACCAACCacatgtttctttaaaatgtatttgcacaATAAGTGCAGGgacatttattaaagaaatagttcacataaacattttaaattgaccaaaaaaaaaaaaaaaaaaagactctccATTAGACTGTCCAAAATAGAGATTGGTTTAGAGAGATTTGGTTCTTCTCTGGCCGATGCCTGATATTTAATCAGGGCAGAAATTATGCTTATAAATCGGCACAATCGGCCAATGgcgattaattaaaaaatggcaaaaaatggCCCGATTAATCAGATGCATGATTAATTGGTTGGTTGGCCTCTAGtgcaaaatgtagatgagtttgtttcctcatcagaacattaagcattacatcacttgccaacaatggatgctctgcagtgtatgggtgccgtgagtccaaacagctgataaaagcatcatgaTAATCCTCAAGTAATCCACACTGATCTGGTCTGTccaattaacgtcttgtgaataaacaaatgtaataaatccatcattaagttGTTTTTAACTTAAATGTTGCCTCTGGTTAAAAGTGAGTGCTCTGTCCATTATTTTGCTTTCTCAGGTGAAAAAGTtgttttgtctgaatcaggagagaaatatgcacagatcaagcaa encodes the following:
- the LOC113120472 gene encoding glycerophosphocholine phosphodiesterase GPCPD1-like; protein product: MDSSKVTLTVRGTTELGEVIAVVGSCETLGGWCHQKAVTLQPAEEDGTLWRTTVEVPRGDETKYRYFKGFILESKNAGGPCQVIVNRWETHQLPRSLSPSESELLIDDGHFGVHNGIECVDSGWLTCQTEIRLRLHYSVKTPVSITKKKFKTSRFRLKLMLEGIEEEEEESPSSWHKMTSTLETSMISDSGYRSRHSQPECGYALEPSRWTEYSIHTMDPDNLELTFEFFEEELSEAVVQGDVHPGHVGTAILLSSSFRDSGKDQGVVTLPIMSRNARQTLGKVRVDYLVTRPIQDFQCDMSQSFAKYWKKRSPLDVGHRGAGSTHAHKHHKIRENTIASFLSAANHGAAYVEFDVHLSKDLVPVVYHDLTCCISTKKKTDKNSMLLVEVPVKDLTFDQLQLLKLAHTAAMEVNDHKDLQDEEEYVDEYQPFPSLSQIFQAVPDHVGFNIELKWICQFKDGSWDAKLSTYFNMNQFLDIILTCVLQNAGNRKIVFSCFDPDICTMVRQKQNKYPILFLTQGVTDLYPELMDIRCQSTKIAMSFAQSENILGISAHTDELLRNMEFIIEAQSKGLVVFCWGDYNNDHENRMKLREHGIDGLIYDRICDDKLEQPDIFNVEEQGGTLKEVIQTCACSSYSIPCSSVPCTGKAQEANGESDSGLSSS